In Nitrosophilus alvini, the following are encoded in one genomic region:
- the rplL gene encoding 50S ribosomal protein L7/L12, translating to MAITKEELFEYIENLSVLELSELVKEFEEKFGVSATPMVVAGGAAGGAAAAEEKTEFDVVLTDPGAKKINAIKVVRAVTGLGLKEAKEAVESAPTTIKEGVSKEEAEEIKKQFEEAGAKVEIK from the coding sequence ATGGCTATCACTAAAGAAGAGCTGTTTGAATATATAGAGAATTTGTCAGTTCTTGAACTGTCAGAGCTTGTTAAAGAGTTTGAAGAGAAGTTTGGCGTATCTGCAACACCTATGGTTGTAGCAGGTGGAGCTGCAGGTGGTGCTGCCGCTGCAGAAGAGAAAACAGAATTTGATGTAGTACTTACTGATCCTGGTGCTAAGAAAATCAATGCGATCAAAGTTGTAAGAGCAGTTACCGGTCTTGGTCTAAAAGAGGCTAAAGAAGCGGTAGAAAGTGCACCGACAACTATCAAAGAAGGTGTTAGCAAAGAGGAAGCTGAAGAGATCAAAAAACAGTTCGAAGAAGCTGGTGCAAAAGTAGAGATAAAATAA
- the rpoB gene encoding DNA-directed RNA polymerase subunit beta codes for MLNSIKSGNRLRVDFSKIPQEIEIPNLLQLQQSSFEHFLMIDKEERNNSGIEKVFRSIFPIHDPQNRLSLEYAGSEITKPKYTIRECMERGLTYSVSIKMKIRLVLWERDEKTGEKIGVKDIKEQAIFVREIPLMTDRTSFIINGVERVVVNQLHRSPGVIFKEEESATSGGKLVYTAQIIPDRGAWLYFEYDPKDILYVRINKRRKIPATILFRALGYSKQDILKLFYPVSKIIIKDNKFFTEFNPENFVGRVEYDVRDENGNLIIAAGKRLTNKKAKKLAEEGLKLVEYPVDVLIDRFLAAPIIDTSSGEILFDTLTQLDETKLKKMIELGIEEFEIANDLASGKDRSIINSFIADQESLKLLRQTEGIEDENDLAAIRIYKVMRPGEPVTKDAAKAFVKQLFFDPERYDITRVGRMKMNHKLGVSVPEYVTVLTHEDIIKSVQYLIKVKNGQGHIDDRDHLGNRRIRAIGELLANELHNGLVKMQKAIRDKMSTISGSLDELMPHDLVNSKMITNTILEFFSSGQLSQFMDQTNPLSEITHKRRLSALGEGGLVKERAGFEVRDVHPTHYGRICPVETPEGQNIGLINTLSTYAKVNDLGFIEAAYKKVVDGKVTNDIVYLTAAQEEGLVIAPASTELTDDLEIKDDMIEARKDGEIILVEKNKVDLIDLAPTMVVGVAASLIPFLEHDDANRALMGSNMQRQAVPLLKTEAPMVGTGMEKVVARDSWECVKARRSGIVEKIDAQNIYILGEDENGAYIDHYTLQKNLRTNQNTCFTQTPIVKKGDFVEKGQIIADGPNMDKGELALGKNMLVAFMPWNGYNFEDAIVVSERIIRDDEFTSVHIYEKEVEARELKHGIEEITKDLPNIKEEEIAHLDESGIVKIGTYVKPGMILVGKVSPKGEVKPTPEERLLRAIFGEKAGHVVNKSLYTPPSMEGVVVDVKIFTKKGYEKDPRAIRAYQEEKERLDKEHHDKLLMVDREEMLRIISFLAKAPLEKDAKIKDKEYKAGEKISKEELSEINRFALNALVKSYSKEVQEEYNRLKTYFQNEKRKLTEEHEEKLSILEKDDILPSGVVKLVKVYIATKRKLKVGDKMAGRHGNKGIVSTIVPEIDMPYLKDGRAVDIVLNPLGVPSRMNIGQILEVHLGLVGKKLGEQIQEIFESKKADFVKELREKMIEIADVTKLINAKEALEKMSDDELIAYARDWSRGVKFASPVFEGVTAEEFEKLYEMAKIDIDGKTELYDGKTGDRFKERVNVGYMYMLKLHHLVDEKVHARSTGPYSLVTQQPVGGKALFGGQRFGEMEVWALEAHGAAHTLKEMLTIKSDDVEGRVKAYKALTKGEPIPAPGIPETLFVLTKELQSLGIDVEILNEEKEDEETGTN; via the coding sequence ATGCTAAACAGTATAAAATCCGGAAACAGATTGAGAGTCGACTTTTCAAAAATCCCTCAAGAGATTGAAATTCCAAATTTGCTTCAACTGCAGCAGAGCAGTTTTGAACATTTTCTTATGATTGACAAAGAAGAGAGAAACAACAGCGGTATAGAAAAAGTATTCAGATCGATTTTCCCTATTCACGATCCGCAGAATCGTCTTAGCCTTGAATATGCGGGAAGTGAGATAACAAAGCCGAAGTATACCATTAGAGAATGTATGGAGAGAGGCCTGACATACAGCGTCTCTATAAAAATGAAAATTAGGCTTGTTTTATGGGAGAGAGACGAAAAAACCGGTGAAAAAATCGGTGTCAAGGATATAAAAGAACAGGCGATTTTTGTCAGAGAAATTCCTCTTATGACCGACAGAACATCTTTTATCATAAACGGTGTGGAAAGAGTCGTAGTAAATCAGCTTCATAGAAGCCCAGGTGTCATATTCAAAGAAGAAGAATCCGCAACTTCTGGCGGAAAGCTTGTTTATACTGCACAGATAATTCCCGACAGAGGTGCTTGGCTCTATTTTGAATATGATCCCAAAGATATTCTTTATGTCAGAATAAACAAAAGAAGAAAAATTCCTGCAACAATACTTTTCAGAGCGCTCGGATACAGCAAACAAGATATTTTGAAGCTTTTTTATCCGGTATCGAAGATAATTATAAAAGACAACAAATTTTTTACAGAATTCAATCCGGAAAATTTTGTAGGGCGTGTAGAATATGACGTACGTGATGAAAATGGAAATCTAATAATAGCTGCCGGCAAAAGACTTACAAACAAAAAAGCAAAAAAACTTGCCGAAGAGGGTCTTAAACTGGTTGAATACCCTGTCGATGTGCTAATCGACAGATTTTTGGCCGCACCTATTATCGATACTTCCAGCGGAGAGATTCTTTTCGATACCTTGACTCAGCTTGATGAAACGAAATTGAAAAAAATGATAGAGCTTGGTATAGAAGAGTTTGAAATAGCAAACGATCTTGCAAGCGGAAAAGACAGATCTATAATCAACTCTTTTATAGCGGACCAGGAGAGCTTGAAACTTCTAAGGCAAACCGAAGGTATAGAAGATGAAAACGATTTGGCGGCAATAAGAATATACAAAGTTATGAGACCCGGCGAGCCGGTGACGAAAGATGCCGCAAAAGCGTTTGTAAAACAGCTCTTTTTCGATCCGGAAAGGTATGATATCACGCGCGTGGGTCGTATGAAAATGAATCACAAGCTTGGTGTAAGCGTTCCGGAATATGTAACGGTTCTTACGCATGAGGATATTATCAAGAGTGTCCAGTATCTTATAAAAGTAAAAAACGGACAGGGACACATAGACGACAGAGACCACCTGGGTAACAGAAGAATCAGAGCGATAGGTGAACTTCTTGCAAATGAGCTTCATAACGGGCTTGTTAAGATGCAAAAGGCCATACGCGATAAAATGAGCACCATAAGCGGAAGTTTAGACGAACTGATGCCGCATGACCTTGTAAATTCAAAAATGATAACAAATACGATTCTAGAGTTTTTCTCAAGCGGTCAGCTTTCGCAGTTTATGGACCAGACAAACCCTCTTAGTGAAATTACACATAAAAGAAGACTCTCTGCTCTCGGAGAGGGAGGCCTTGTAAAAGAGAGAGCCGGTTTTGAAGTGAGGGACGTCCATCCTACGCATTACGGGAGAATATGTCCGGTAGAGACTCCGGAAGGCCAGAATATCGGTCTTATCAACACACTTTCTACTTATGCGAAAGTAAATGATCTCGGGTTTATTGAAGCGGCATATAAAAAGGTTGTAGACGGAAAAGTAACGAATGATATAGTCTACCTTACCGCTGCACAGGAGGAAGGTCTTGTTATAGCTCCGGCCAGCACCGAGCTTACCGATGATCTGGAGATAAAAGACGATATGATCGAAGCTAGAAAAGACGGAGAGATCATCCTGGTAGAAAAAAATAAAGTGGATTTGATCGATCTGGCTCCGACAATGGTTGTGGGTGTTGCGGCAAGTCTTATTCCTTTCCTAGAACATGACGATGCAAACAGGGCTTTGATGGGTTCAAACATGCAGCGTCAGGCCGTTCCTCTTCTGAAAACAGAAGCTCCTATGGTTGGAACAGGCATGGAAAAAGTTGTAGCCAGAGATTCATGGGAGTGTGTGAAAGCCAGAAGAAGCGGTATAGTAGAAAAGATAGATGCGCAAAATATCTATATCCTGGGTGAAGATGAAAACGGGGCTTATATCGATCATTATACTTTGCAAAAAAATCTCAGAACAAACCAGAACACCTGTTTTACACAGACACCGATAGTCAAAAAGGGTGATTTTGTCGAGAAAGGACAGATAATTGCAGACGGTCCGAATATGGACAAAGGTGAACTGGCTCTGGGCAAGAACATGCTTGTTGCATTTATGCCATGGAACGGATACAACTTCGAGGATGCTATTGTAGTCAGTGAGAGAATTATCAGAGACGATGAGTTTACGTCTGTTCACATATATGAAAAAGAGGTTGAAGCAAGAGAGCTGAAGCATGGTATAGAAGAGATAACAAAAGACCTTCCTAATATCAAAGAAGAGGAGATAGCTCATCTTGATGAGAGCGGTATCGTAAAAATAGGAACATATGTAAAACCGGGAATGATACTTGTAGGAAAGGTTTCTCCCAAAGGTGAAGTGAAACCTACTCCGGAAGAGAGACTTCTTAGAGCAATATTCGGGGAAAAAGCCGGACATGTGGTAAATAAGTCGCTCTATACACCACCATCTATGGAGGGTGTTGTCGTAGATGTAAAAATATTTACGAAAAAAGGGTATGAAAAAGACCCAAGAGCAATAAGGGCTTATCAGGAGGAGAAAGAGAGACTCGATAAAGAGCATCATGACAAACTCTTGATGGTTGACAGAGAAGAGATGCTCAGAATCATCTCTTTCCTTGCAAAAGCGCCTCTCGAAAAAGATGCAAAAATAAAAGACAAAGAGTATAAAGCCGGTGAAAAAATATCCAAAGAAGAGCTTTCGGAGATAAACAGATTCGCGCTCAACGCTCTTGTCAAATCATACTCAAAAGAGGTCCAGGAAGAGTATAACAGGCTAAAAACATATTTCCAGAATGAGAAAAGAAAATTGACTGAAGAGCATGAAGAGAAGCTCTCCATTCTTGAAAAAGACGATATTTTGCCAAGCGGAGTGGTAAAACTTGTAAAAGTTTATATCGCTACAAAAAGAAAACTGAAAGTGGGTGACAAAATGGCAGGTCGCCACGGAAACAAAGGTATAGTATCTACCATAGTTCCTGAAATCGACATGCCATATCTAAAAGACGGAAGAGCCGTAGATATTGTTCTTAATCCGCTTGGGGTTCCTTCAAGGATGAATATCGGGCAGATTCTAGAAGTTCATCTGGGACTTGTAGGGAAGAAACTGGGTGAACAGATTCAGGAGATTTTCGAATCCAAAAAAGCCGATTTTGTAAAAGAGCTTAGAGAAAAAATGATAGAGATTGCCGATGTGACAAAACTTATTAATGCAAAAGAGGCTCTTGAAAAGATGAGCGATGATGAGCTTATTGCATATGCCAGAGACTGGAGCAGAGGAGTCAAGTTTGCCAGTCCGGTTTTTGAAGGTGTCACAGCTGAAGAGTTCGAAAAACTTTATGAGATGGCAAAAATCGATATCGACGGAAAAACAGAGCTTTATGACGGAAAAACGGGTGATAGATTTAAAGAGAGAGTAAATGTGGGTTACATGTATATGCTTAAACTCCATCACCTTGTTGATGAAAAAGTTCACGCAAGAAGCACCGGACCTTACTCTCTTGTCACTCAGCAGCCTGTTGGCGGTAAAGCGCTGTTTGGTGGTCAGAGATTCGGTGAGATGGAAGTATGGGCACTTGAAGCTCACGGTGCGGCTCATACTCTAAAAGAGATGCTGACAATAAAATCTGATGATGTTGAGGGAAGAGTAAAAGCCTATAAAGCCCTTACCAAAGGCGAACCTATCCCGGCGCCCGGGATACCTGAGACACTGTTTGTCTTGACAAAAGAGTTGCAATCCCTTGGAATTGATGTAGAAATTTTAAACGAGGAAAAAGAAGATGAAGAGACTGGTACCAATTGA